From the genome of Kluyveromyces lactis strain NRRL Y-1140 chromosome F complete sequence:
TTATAACAACAGTAGAGGTAATAGCAATCGATACTCGAATAGTAACGATAGAAGAAGGGaattcagaagatgatgaactGTGGACAATTTTATACCCGTTTATATCAGCACATTTATTTGTAATACATACTATAACATCAACATCCAAAGCATATTACTGAGCAACAGGAGTAGAAGCATTCGCGACAGTGATCAGCTCCACAGATACTCCTTTTCCAGTATCATGAACCTGGATACAAAATACACGTGATTTGTAGTTTCACTACTGTGTCTAATATTTCTCCAACTGTATAACAATTATCCGATATAGTGTAACGGCTATCACATCACGCTTTCACCGTGGAGACCGGGGTTCGACTCCCCGTATCGgagtatttttttcagtttttcaaGAGAAgtcttttttctttttttcactttttaTCAGCTTGTGTACGGGCTCTTCTTTGCCAAAcctttgatgatgaaaaccTCAGCTAAAGCCATTAAACTCGTGAAATGATTAATACCAAAAATGTTACTTTGGCGTTTTCATAGTAGTGGATGAACAAAGCTCATCGCAAAAATTTAGGAGACTCCGTTTAGTTGGAGTGTTGAAGGTCGGCTGTTCGATCACCTATTCATTGCATTTTTTGACCCTCACTATCTCACTGTAATGGATCTTCCAATACCGAAAAGTCCCCAGAACAAACAGGATGAAGTTCAAGTTCCAAGTTCATCTCCCTTGTTACAGACAAATGAAGAATCTTCTCCGTTAAGGCCCGAAACTGGTACGCGGATAGATGAATCGCCAATATCAAGTAACTCTACTTCTTCCCTTTTGAGGGACAAGTTCACGTATCAACCGGCTACGAAAGCAAGAAATGGTTACTCTCAGAATGATTTATCGCATGAACAAGCTTTAAAAGTGTTGGTTCAAGAATACAAGGACCTATCACCCACTTTGATTAATGCAATTTTCAAGCAAAACTCTATGTCTATCTCCTCGTCAAGAAAGCGTTTGGACCATATTGTCGCCTCACGTACCGGGGGATCGTGGAGATTCCAATCTAAAACAAACGTGAACCCGACACTTAACTTAAATAAACCCAACTCTCCCATGGATCTGTCAAAATCTAGATTAATCTCATTGAAAGAGGGTGGCTCCTCCGGGAACAGCATCAAAAGCAATCCTGCTATTAATTTGCCCTCTAGAAATGTATCCACTTCCAAGATAACCATCGAAAAGCAAAAGACAAGCATTTTCGACCGTTACTCTCATGTAATGAAAGTTTCGCAACCCTCCCCCGCAAGATCCATGGCGGATAGAACCACCATGAGTACTATCAAaaatttatcttcaaagaagGGTAAATTGGTTAGAGGAGACGCcataaagaagaaacaaaaaatcaaactcagtgatgatgaagaagatgaaattacTGATCAATCCAACGATGACGGAGAGCTCGATACTGAACCAGAATATGAGGAGAAAGTTACTGAAAGTAATTTTGATCAAGTGttgaagttcttgaatGAAGCAGATCCGAAAGATTTAGCTGATCTTGGTGAAATATCCATAGAAAAAGCTGCCCTCGTTATAAAAGAAAGGCCATTTGAAGACCTGgaacaatttcaacaattagATTTCCAATCTAAATCCCCTTCTCCGGCACCAGGCAAGGCTAGAAAATCACAACAGAAAAAAGACGGTTTGAAAATACTTGACAAAATTGAGCAATCGATCAAGGGATATAATGCTATCGAGTCGTTGATCCGTAAATGTTCAAAATATGGTGATGTAATAGCGAATCAAATGACGAATTGGGGTGTTGACTTCAGTTCATCCAAAGATACggaattgaatatcttaGACGTTGATACTTATTCGGATGATGAGGCTAATGAAACTATAACTAACGATTCTGCAAATgttcaaataatcaaatCTTCGACCACGTCCAGAGAAAACTCATTAGGTCCATCGAAACGTAAAAGaaatgacgatgaagaggagTTTTCTGATGTGGACTACGAAGaaagtgatgatgatgattttgatgtAAAACCAAGAGCTAGGACGAAGCAGAAGAAAACATCCATAACTCAACTTCGCAATAATCAAATGAAATTCATAAGGCAAAAACCTAAGCTTTTATCTTCCGAtgttgaattgaaggacTATCAGCAAACAGGTATCAACTGGCTGCACTTGCTTTACCAGAACGATTTATCTTGCATCCTAGCTGATGAAATGGGTCTCGGTAAAACTTGTCAAGTCATCTCCTTTTTAGCGTATTTGAAACAAACACACCATAATGGCCCTCATTTGGTAGTTGTTCCATCCTCTACCTTGGAAAACTGGCTTCGtgaattcaataaattttGTCCACACTTGAAAGTTGAACCTTACTATGGCTCTCAACAAGAAAGGGCGGAACTACGTGATATCCTAGAAGAAAACGAAGGCCAGTATGATGTTATTGTTACTACATATAATCTAGCCGCTGGAACCAAATATGACGTTTCCTTCCTAAGAAATCGTAATTTTGACGTTGTGGTGTATGATGAAGGTCATATGTTGAAAAACTCGATGTCAGAAAgattcaacaaattgatgaaaattaATGCACATTTCCGTTTGTTACTTACAGGTACCCCACTTCAAAATAACTTGAAGGAATTAATGTCTCTTTTGGAATTTATCATGCCAAACCTTTTTGTCTCTAAAAAGGATGATCTTGCAACCGTTTTCAAGCAGAAAACAAGAACATCTGACGCTGATAAGGGATATAACCCGCTTTTAGCCGAGCATGCTATTGAAAGAGCAAAAACAATGATGAAACCATTCATTttaagaagaaagaaagatcaAGTGTTAAAACACTTACCTAGAAAGCATAATCATATATTACACTGTGAAATGACTGAGCTACAAAAAACCTTGTaccaacaagaaatcaagCAGGTTATGGAGcacagaagaaagattaaAGAAGGTGTTAAAATGGAAAAAGCATCACGCAATGTTTCAAAAAACCTTATTATGGCATTGAGAAAAGCATCTATTCATCCACTTCTCTTCAGGCATATTTACAACGATAaaattatttcaaagatgagCAAGGCTATCATTGCCGAGCCTGAATATTatgaaaatggtaataTTGAgtatatcaaagaagatatgTCATATATGACAGACTTTGAATTGCACAAATTATGTTGCAAATTTCCCTCTCTTTACAAGTTCAAATTACAATCCGACGAATGGATGAATTCAGGTAAAGTTGAACAACTTAAGTCTGTATTGCATAAAATCATTGACATTCAGCACGAAAAGGTTTTAGTGTTTTCACTATTCACTCAAGTCTTGGACATTTTAGAATTTGTATTATCCACACTTAACATCAAATTCCTTCGTTTAGACGGTCAAACGCAGGTGAATGACCGTCAGTCTCTAATTGACAGGTTCTACGAAGATGATACTATTCCAGTTTTTCTACTCTCAACCAAGGCCGGTGGATTCGGAATCAATTTGGTTTGTGCAAATAATGTGATTATTTTCGACCAAAGTTTTAATCCGCACGATGATAGACAGGCCGCAGATAGAGCTCATCGTGTCGGCCAAACTAAAGAAGTCCAGGTTACAACTTTAATCAGTAGAGATACcattgaagagaaaattcttcatttgGCCAAAAACAAACTAGCATTGGATACACATATTAGTCAAGAAGACAAGAAAAACGAGGAGGCCCTTGAAAATAAGGTTACAGATCTTTTAGAAGATAttatttttgatgaaaatcAGTAAGTCAATTAATTGGCAGCTTATAAAGTTGTTACACATAATGTTGATGTATAATTCTAGTGAaacaattttctttctgCAATACATAGTCTGTCGCGTCAATTAtaaagagagaaagaaatattctttATAATAAGTTCAACCTCAGTGAAGTGACACAAAA
Proteins encoded in this window:
- the FUN30 gene encoding DNA-dependent ATPase FUN30 (similar to uniprot|P31380 Saccharomyces cerevisiae YAL019W FUN30 Protein whose overexpression affects chromosome stability potential Cdc28p substrate homolog of Snf2p); this encodes MDLPIPKSPQNKQDEVQVPSSSPLLQTNEESSPLRPETGTRIDESPISSNSTSSLLRDKFTYQPATKARNGYSQNDLSHEQALKVLVQEYKDLSPTLINAIFKQNSMSISSSRKRLDHIVASRTGGSWRFQSKTNVNPTLNLNKPNSPMDLSKSRLISLKEGGSSGNSIKSNPAINLPSRNVSTSKITIEKQKTSIFDRYSHVMKVSQPSPARSMADRTTMSTIKNLSSKKGKLVRGDAIKKKQKIKLSDDEEDEITDQSNDDGELDTEPEYEEKVTESNFDQVLKFLNEADPKDLADLGEISIEKAALVIKERPFEDLEQFQQLDFQSKSPSPAPGKARKSQQKKDGLKILDKIEQSIKGYNAIESLIRKCSKYGDVIANQMTNWGVDFSSSKDTELNILDVDTYSDDEANETITNDSANVQIIKSSTTSRENSLGPSKRKRNDDEEEFSDVDYEESDDDDFDVKPRARTKQKKTSITQLRNNQMKFIRQKPKLLSSDVELKDYQQTGINWLHLLYQNDLSCILADEMGLGKTCQVISFLAYLKQTHHNGPHLVVVPSSTLENWLREFNKFCPHLKVEPYYGSQQERAELRDILEENEGQYDVIVTTYNLAAGTKYDVSFLRNRNFDVVVYDEGHMLKNSMSERFNKLMKINAHFRLLLTGTPLQNNLKELMSLLEFIMPNLFVSKKDDLATVFKQKTRTSDADKGYNPLLAEHAIERAKTMMKPFILRRKKDQVLKHLPRKHNHILHCEMTELQKTLYQQEIKQVMEHRRKIKEGVKMEKASRNVSKNLIMALRKASIHPLLFRHIYNDKIISKMSKAIIAEPEYYENGNIEYIKEDMSYMTDFELHKLCCKFPSLYKFKLQSDEWMNSGKVEQLKSVLHKIIDIQHEKVLVFSLFTQVLDILEFVLSTLNIKFLRLDGQTQVNDRQSLIDRFYEDDTIPVFLLSTKAGGFGINLVCANNVIIFDQSFNPHDDRQAADRAHRVGQTKEVQVTTLISRDTIEEKILHLAKNKLALDTHISQEDKKNEEALENKVTDLLEDIIFDENQ